A part of Bosea sp. (in: a-proteobacteria) genomic DNA contains:
- the trbK-alt gene encoding putative entry exclusion protein TrbK-alt, whose protein sequence is MRIGGQTLLRIVAGAFAAAVIVLAAIQATRGPDEAEQSVRSSTLPSTDPLTAEVARCAAMGEAALQDDACRRAWTEHRRRFLGLDPGQSEARP, encoded by the coding sequence ATGCGGATCGGCGGTCAGACCCTTCTGCGTATCGTCGCCGGCGCATTCGCCGCGGCGGTGATCGTGCTGGCCGCGATCCAAGCGACCCGCGGGCCGGACGAGGCCGAGCAGTCCGTCAGGTCCTCCACCTTGCCATCGACCGATCCGCTGACCGCCGAGGTCGCGCGCTGCGCCGCCATGGGCGAGGCAGCGCTGCAGGATGACGCCTGCCGCCGCGCCTGGACCGAACATCGCCGCCGCTTCCTCGGCCTCGATCCGGGACAATCGG
- the trbJ gene encoding P-type conjugative transfer protein TrbJ, which produces MIPRPFARPLRAALLGCATLAGMATPTLIVTSPAHARVVYDPWNHAENLLSAARALDQINNQIQSLQNQAQMLINQARNLASLPYSSIQRLQQSLQRTQQLLGQAQRLAYQVTDIERAFQSGYGAGAGAGSAAQMIDGARERWRTSMAGFEDALKTQATVVGNLSTMRGEMDALVARSQGATGALQATQAGNQLVALQTQQLADLTALMAAQGRAQALEAARIASGEEQAREQLRRFLAPGGGHQAGSARMFYGN; this is translated from the coding sequence ATGATCCCGCGACCCTTCGCCCGCCCGCTACGCGCCGCGCTTCTCGGCTGCGCAACCCTCGCCGGCATGGCCACGCCGACGCTGATCGTTACGTCGCCCGCTCACGCGCGCGTCGTCTACGACCCGTGGAACCATGCCGAGAATCTTCTCTCGGCCGCCAGGGCGCTCGACCAGATCAACAACCAGATCCAGTCGTTGCAGAACCAGGCGCAGATGCTGATCAATCAGGCCCGCAATCTTGCAAGCCTGCCATACTCGTCGATCCAGCGGCTCCAGCAATCGCTCCAGCGCACCCAGCAGTTGCTCGGCCAGGCCCAGCGCCTTGCCTATCAGGTGACCGATATCGAGCGCGCCTTCCAGTCCGGATATGGCGCAGGCGCAGGTGCGGGATCGGCCGCGCAGATGATCGATGGAGCGCGCGAACGCTGGCGCACGTCGATGGCAGGCTTCGAGGATGCTCTCAAGACGCAAGCGACCGTGGTCGGCAATCTCTCGACCATGCGGGGTGAGATGGATGCGCTCGTCGCCCGCAGCCAGGGCGCAACCGGTGCGCTTCAGGCCACCCAAGCCGGCAACCAGTTGGTCGCACTCCAGACCCAGCAACTCGCCGACCTCACGGCGCTGATGGCGGCGCAGGGCCGGGCGCAGGCGCTCGAAGCCGCGCGGATCGCCAGCGGCGAGGAACAGGCGCGCGAGCAACTCCGCCGCTTCCTCGCACCCGGCGGCGGCCATCAGGCCGGTTCCGCCCGCATGTTCTACGGCAACTGA
- a CDS encoding conjugal transfer protein TrbE, translated as MLNLAEYRKTPQTLADFLPWAALVAPGIVLNKDGSFQRSARFRGPDLDSATPAELAATAARLNNALRRLGSGWTIFAEAQRVPARGYPSSRFPDPVSELVDAERRAQFEEAGSHFESRYVLTFVWLPPADDVQRAESWLYEGQADDGGADGREALRGFIDRTSRVLDLIEAFVPEAEWLTDTETLTYLHSTVSTRRHAVRVPETPMHLDALLADEPLIGGLGPRLGYQHLRVLTVLGFPSATYPGVLDDLNSLAFEYRWSTRAICLDKTDAGRLIGRVRRQWFAKRKSIAAILKEIMTNESSVLLDSDAANKAADADEALQELGADIAGWAYVTATVCVFDEDARAADEKLRLVEKVIQARDFTVIREGVNAIEAWLGGVPGHLYANVRQPPISTLNLAHIAPISALWAGPERNDHLNGPPLFFAKTEGATPFRFSLHVGDVGHTLIVGPTGAGKSVLLALLALQFRRYDAAQVFAFDFGGSIRAAALAMGGDWHDLGGALADAAAEPVALQPLSRIDEPDERAWAAEWIAGVLTREGVTVDPVAKDLVWSALSSLASAPVHERTLTGLAVLLQSQALKRALEPYTLAGPWGRLMDAEVERLGEADVQAFETEGLIGTAAAPAVLAYLFHAIGRRLDGRPTLLIVDEGWLALDDATFGAQLKEWLKTLRKKNASVIFATQSLSDIEGSAIAPAIVESCPTRVFLPNERALEPQIAAIYRRFGLNDRQIEIVSRATPKREYYAQSRRGNRLFELGLSEVALAFCAASSKTDQTAIAETLMRHGRSGFARAWLERRGLTWAAEMLPIPAPIQTLEETPP; from the coding sequence ATGCTGAACCTCGCCGAGTATCGGAAGACGCCGCAGACGCTGGCCGACTTTCTGCCATGGGCAGCGCTCGTCGCGCCCGGCATTGTGCTCAACAAGGACGGCTCGTTCCAGCGCAGCGCCCGGTTCCGCGGCCCCGATCTCGATTCGGCGACGCCGGCCGAACTCGCCGCCACCGCGGCGCGCCTAAACAACGCGCTGCGCCGTCTCGGCTCCGGCTGGACGATCTTCGCCGAAGCGCAGCGCGTGCCGGCCCGGGGCTATCCGTCAAGCCGGTTTCCCGATCCGGTCTCCGAGCTTGTTGATGCGGAACGCCGCGCGCAGTTCGAAGAGGCTGGCTCACATTTCGAGAGCCGGTATGTGTTGACCTTCGTCTGGTTGCCGCCCGCCGACGACGTGCAGCGCGCGGAAAGCTGGCTCTACGAGGGCCAGGCCGACGACGGCGGCGCGGATGGACGCGAGGCGCTGCGCGGCTTCATCGACCGCACGAGCCGCGTGCTTGACCTGATCGAGGCCTTCGTGCCGGAGGCCGAGTGGCTCACCGACACCGAGACGCTGACCTATCTGCACTCGACCGTCTCGACGCGCCGCCACGCGGTGCGGGTGCCCGAAACGCCAATGCATCTCGACGCGCTGCTCGCGGACGAGCCGCTGATCGGGGGGCTCGGCCCGCGGCTCGGCTACCAGCATCTGCGGGTGCTGACCGTGCTCGGCTTTCCGAGCGCGACCTATCCGGGCGTGCTCGATGATCTGAATTCGCTCGCCTTTGAATATCGCTGGTCGACGCGGGCTATCTGCCTCGACAAAACCGACGCCGGCCGCCTGATCGGGCGGGTGCGCCGGCAGTGGTTCGCCAAGCGCAAGTCGATCGCCGCGATCCTCAAGGAGATCATGACCAACGAGTCGAGCGTGCTGCTCGACTCAGACGCCGCCAACAAGGCCGCAGACGCTGACGAGGCGTTGCAAGAACTGGGCGCCGATATCGCTGGCTGGGCTTATGTTACTGCGACCGTCTGCGTGTTCGACGAGGATGCGCGCGCGGCCGACGAGAAGCTGCGGCTGGTCGAAAAGGTCATCCAGGCGCGCGACTTCACGGTGATCCGGGAAGGAGTGAATGCGATCGAGGCCTGGCTCGGCGGCGTGCCCGGTCATCTCTACGCCAACGTCCGCCAGCCGCCGATCTCGACGCTGAACCTTGCACACATCGCGCCGATCTCCGCGCTGTGGGCAGGACCTGAGCGGAACGACCATCTGAACGGCCCGCCGCTCTTTTTCGCCAAGACCGAAGGCGCGACCCCGTTCCGCTTCTCGCTGCATGTCGGCGACGTCGGCCACACGCTCATCGTCGGTCCGACTGGCGCAGGCAAGTCCGTGCTGCTTGCGCTCTTGGCGCTGCAGTTCCGCCGCTACGATGCGGCTCAGGTCTTCGCATTCGACTTCGGCGGCTCGATCCGCGCGGCTGCCTTGGCCATGGGCGGCGACTGGCACGATCTCGGCGGCGCGCTGGCCGATGCCGCAGCCGAACCCGTGGCGTTGCAGCCGCTCTCCCGCATCGACGAGCCCGACGAGCGCGCCTGGGCGGCCGAGTGGATCGCGGGTGTCCTGACCCGCGAAGGCGTCACCGTCGATCCGGTCGCGAAGGATCTCGTCTGGTCGGCGCTGTCGAGCCTCGCCTCGGCACCCGTGCATGAGCGCACGCTGACCGGCCTTGCCGTGCTTTTGCAGAGCCAGGCGCTGAAGCGTGCGCTCGAGCCCTACACCCTCGCCGGGCCATGGGGCCGGCTGATGGACGCGGAGGTCGAGCGGCTGGGCGAAGCAGACGTTCAGGCGTTCGAGACGGAAGGCCTGATCGGAACGGCCGCCGCGCCCGCCGTGCTGGCCTATCTCTTCCACGCTATCGGCCGGCGGCTCGACGGGCGGCCGACCTTGCTCATTGTCGATGAAGGCTGGCTCGCGCTCGACGACGCAACCTTCGGCGCACAGTTGAAGGAATGGCTGAAGACGCTGCGCAAGAAGAACGCTTCGGTCATTTTTGCCACCCAGTCGCTGTCCGACATCGAGGGCTCGGCCATTGCGCCCGCGATCGTCGAGAGCTGCCCAACCCGGGTGTTCCTGCCGAACGAGCGCGCACTTGAACCTCAGATCGCCGCCATCTACCGGCGCTTCGGGCTGAACGACCGTCAGATCGAGATCGTCAGCCGTGCAACCCCGAAGCGCGAGTACTACGCGCAGTCCCGCCGCGGAAACCGTCTGTTCGAACTCGGCCTGTCGGAGGTCGCGCTCGCCTTCTGCGCAGCGTCCTCGAAGACCGATCAGACGGCCATCGCCGAAACCCTCATGCGCCATGGCCGCTCCGGCTTCGCGCGCGCCTGGCTCGAGCGGCGCGGCCTGACCTGGGCCGCCGAGATGCTGCCCATCCCCGCCCCAATCCAGACCTTGGAGGAGACACCCCCATGA
- a CDS encoding conjugal transfer protein, producing the protein MRPDDPVPGFSAPVHRALIEPILLAGAPRAVAIANGTLAAAIGLGLRLWIAGLVIGLLGHLAAVWAAKRDAQFVEVVRRHLRYPAHFRT; encoded by the coding sequence CTGCGGCCTGACGATCCCGTGCCTGGCTTCTCTGCGCCCGTCCATCGCGCGCTGATCGAGCCGATCCTGCTGGCTGGCGCGCCGCGCGCGGTCGCCATCGCCAACGGCACGCTCGCCGCCGCGATCGGGCTTGGCCTGCGTCTCTGGATCGCCGGGCTGGTCATCGGTCTCCTTGGCCACCTTGCAGCCGTCTGGGCCGCAAAGCGCGACGCCCAGTTCGTCGAGGTCGTACGTCGCCATCTGCGCTACCCGGCGCATTTCCGGACGTGA
- a CDS encoding conjugal transfer protein TrbC, with amino-acid sequence MTLSLRARLSAVTACITCLVLAAPAHAAGSNMPWEQPLQQVLESVEGPVAKIIAVIIIIITGLTLAFGDTSGGARRLVQIVFGLSIAFAASSFFLSFFSFGGGALV; translated from the coding sequence ATGACCTTGTCCCTTCGTGCGCGGCTGTCGGCCGTGACCGCCTGCATCACCTGCCTCGTGCTCGCCGCGCCCGCCCACGCGGCAGGCTCCAACATGCCGTGGGAGCAGCCGCTCCAGCAGGTGCTGGAATCTGTCGAGGGACCGGTCGCCAAGATCATCGCGGTGATCATCATCATCATCACCGGCCTGACGCTCGCCTTCGGCGACACCTCGGGCGGGGCGCGCCGGCTCGTCCAGATCGTGTTCGGTCTGTCGATCGCCTTCGCGGCGTCGAGCTTCTTTCTGTCCTTCTTCTCCTTCGGCGGCGGAGCGCTGGTCTGA
- the trbB gene encoding P-type conjugative transfer ATPase TrbB has translation MSLHPLKELTSARGARMLRTAFGPAIAAWLEEPAVVEVMLNPDGRLWIDRLTTGLTETGHRLSRADGERIIRLIAHHVGVEVHAERPCVSAELPETGERFEGLLPPVVAGPAFAIRKPAVAVFTLDDYVAGGVMHADQASVLRAAVAARKNILVAGGTSTGKTTLTNALLAEIAHEGGRVVLIEDTRELQCRAPNLVALRTKDGVASLSELVRRALRLRPDRIPIGEVRGAEALDLLKAWGTGHPGGVGTIHAGSALGALRRMEQLIQETVVTVPRALIAETIQLIAVLAGRGADRRLAELAAVSGLNAAGDYALEDPVFVSTGDRP, from the coding sequence ATGTCGCTTCATCCGCTGAAAGAGCTCACCAGTGCGCGCGGCGCGCGGATGCTGCGCACCGCGTTCGGGCCGGCGATCGCGGCGTGGCTCGAGGAGCCGGCGGTCGTCGAGGTGATGCTGAACCCGGACGGGCGGCTCTGGATTGACCGGTTGACCACGGGCCTCACCGAGACCGGGCATCGCCTGTCCCGTGCCGACGGCGAACGGATCATCCGGCTGATCGCGCACCATGTCGGCGTCGAGGTCCATGCCGAGCGGCCTTGCGTCTCCGCCGAACTGCCCGAGACGGGGGAGCGGTTCGAAGGCCTCCTGCCGCCCGTCGTGGCCGGACCGGCCTTCGCCATCCGCAAACCCGCCGTTGCGGTGTTCACGCTCGACGACTACGTCGCGGGCGGCGTCATGCACGCCGATCAGGCCTCCGTGCTGCGCGCGGCCGTCGCGGCCCGCAAGAACATCCTTGTCGCCGGCGGCACCTCGACCGGCAAAACGACGCTGACGAATGCGCTTCTCGCCGAGATCGCCCATGAGGGCGGCCGGGTGGTGCTGATCGAAGACACGCGCGAACTCCAGTGCCGCGCGCCGAACCTCGTCGCGCTGCGCACCAAGGACGGCGTCGCCTCGCTCTCCGAACTCGTGCGCCGCGCACTGCGCCTGCGGCCGGACCGCATCCCGATCGGGGAAGTGCGCGGGGCCGAGGCGCTCGACCTTCTGAAGGCCTGGGGCACCGGCCATCCCGGCGGCGTCGGCACCATCCACGCCGGCTCGGCGCTCGGCGCGCTCCGCCGGATGGAGCAGCTGATCCAGGAGACTGTGGTCACCGTGCCGCGCGCGCTGATTGCGGAGACGATTCAACTCATCGCCGTGCTGGCGGGCCGTGGGGCCGACCGCCGCCTCGCGGAACTCGCCGCGGTGAGCGGCCTTAACGCCGCCGGTGATTACGCCCTCGAAGACCCCGTTTTCGTTTCAACCGGAGACCGTCCATGA
- a CDS encoding tyrosine-type recombinase/integrase has product MDRISNDTPVSPLRQRMQDDMLMRGLGSHTRQDYIRHVRAFAAFIRRSPDTATVDDVRRFQLQQHESGIGVATINSAVSALRFLFAVTLGRRDLARSLVVTRFHRKLPDVLSVEEVARLLEAAPGLKYKAALSVAYGAGLRVSEVAHLKIDDIDSTRMLIRIEQGKGRKDRNAMLSPHLLDLLRLWWREGKRRGVMLPHGWLFPGQGRTEPISTRQLHRAVQEAAERAGIRKRVSPHTLRHSFATHLLEQDVDIRVIQVLLGHTKLETTALYTKVSTRTIQAVASPLEHLMALMEGKRIEEGRAPMRLGKPDG; this is encoded by the coding sequence ATGGACAGGATCTCGAACGACACACCGGTCAGCCCGCTTCGGCAGCGCATGCAGGACGACATGCTGATGCGAGGCCTGGGTTCGCATACCCGCCAGGATTACATCCGCCACGTCCGTGCCTTCGCGGCTTTCATCCGGCGCTCGCCGGATACGGCAACGGTGGACGATGTTCGCCGTTTCCAGCTTCAGCAGCATGAGAGCGGCATCGGCGTCGCCACCATCAACTCCGCGGTCTCGGCCTTGCGGTTCCTGTTTGCTGTCACGCTCGGCCGGCGCGATCTCGCGCGCAGCCTTGTGGTGACCCGCTTTCACCGCAAGCTCCCCGACGTCCTCAGCGTTGAAGAGGTTGCCCGGCTGCTCGAAGCCGCGCCGGGCCTCAAGTACAAGGCTGCGCTGAGCGTGGCCTATGGCGCGGGCTTGCGGGTCTCGGAGGTCGCGCATCTCAAGATCGACGATATCGACAGCACCCGCATGCTGATCCGCATCGAGCAGGGCAAGGGCCGCAAGGATCGCAATGCGATGCTCTCGCCGCATCTTCTGGACCTGCTTCGCCTGTGGTGGCGCGAGGGCAAGCGACGCGGCGTGATGTTGCCCCATGGCTGGCTGTTCCCCGGGCAAGGCCGCACGGAGCCGATCTCGACCCGGCAACTCCATCGCGCGGTTCAGGAAGCGGCCGAGCGAGCCGGGATCCGCAAGCGCGTCAGTCCGCACACCTTGCGGCACAGCTTTGCAACGCATCTTCTGGAACAGGATGTCGATATCCGCGTCATCCAGGTGCTGCTCGGCCATACCAAGCTCGAGACGACCGCGCTTTACACCAAGGTCTCGACCCGGACGATCCAGGCCGTGGCGAGCCCGCTCGAGCATCTCATGGCGCTGATGGAGGGCAAGCGGATCGAGGAAGGCAGAGCCCCGATGAGACTGGGGAAGCCCGACGGCTGA
- a CDS encoding IS91 family transposase — MSASLEVADIFRSAGPAYRADHAGHLGLDQLKVMSAIETCRTAALGGHVEACDDCGHRRIAYNSCRNRHCPKCQGAAARTWLAEREADLLPVGYFHVVFTLPAEIGEIAFHNKAPVYDLLFRAASETMLTIAADPKHLGARIGITAVLHTWGSAMTHHPHLHMIVPGGGVSPDRTRWISSRPAFLLPVRVLGMLFRRLFLDGLLALHRTGKLRFYGALANLNDPRLFQRHLAPIGKKRWVVYAKPPFAGPEAVLAYLARYTHRVAISNRRLITHDGNGVTFRYKDYRRDGAARQQVMTLATDEFIRRFLLHTLPRGFHRIRHYGLLASTTRKESLVRARALLEVAPRAEPTMTAETINADPSDHRPPCPCCGGRMSIIEIITRAYRSRGPPASEPSTRECSP, encoded by the coding sequence ATGTCGGCCTCGCTCGAGGTCGCCGATATCTTCCGCAGCGCTGGCCCTGCCTATCGGGCAGACCATGCCGGGCATCTCGGCCTCGACCAGCTCAAGGTGATGTCGGCGATCGAGACCTGCCGCACCGCCGCGCTCGGAGGCCATGTCGAGGCCTGCGATGATTGCGGGCATCGGCGCATCGCCTACAACTCCTGCCGCAACCGACACTGCCCCAAGTGTCAGGGGGCGGCCGCACGCACCTGGCTTGCCGAGCGTGAAGCCGACCTGCTGCCCGTCGGCTACTTCCATGTCGTCTTCACCCTGCCGGCCGAGATCGGCGAGATCGCCTTCCACAACAAGGCGCCGGTCTATGACCTGCTGTTCCGGGCCGCCTCGGAGACGATGCTGACGATTGCCGCCGACCCGAAGCATCTCGGCGCCAGGATCGGCATCACGGCGGTGCTTCACACATGGGGCTCGGCCATGACCCATCACCCGCATCTGCACATGATCGTGCCGGGTGGCGGCGTCAGCCCGGATCGAACACGCTGGATCTCCTCGCGCCCGGCCTTCCTCCTGCCGGTGCGCGTCCTCGGCATGCTGTTCCGGCGTCTCTTCCTCGATGGCCTGCTGGCCCTGCATCGCACAGGCAAGCTCAGGTTCTATGGCGCGCTGGCGAACCTCAATGACCCGCGCTTGTTCCAGCGTCATCTCGCGCCGATCGGCAAGAAGCGCTGGGTCGTCTATGCCAAGCCGCCTTTTGCCGGGCCCGAAGCCGTGCTCGCCTATCTCGCCCGCTATACCCACCGCGTCGCGATCTCGAACCGCCGCCTCATCACCCATGACGGGAACGGCGTCACCTTCCGCTACAAGGATTACCGTCGTGATGGCGCGGCCCGTCAACAGGTCATGACGCTCGCCACCGACGAGTTCATCCGCCGCTTCCTGCTGCATACCCTGCCGCGTGGCTTCCATCGCATCCGCCATTATGGCCTGCTCGCAAGCACAACAAGGAAGGAGAGCCTCGTCCGCGCCCGTGCTCTTCTGGAGGTCGCGCCACGCGCCGAGCCGACCATGACGGCGGAGACCATCAACGCCGACCCGTCCGATCACCGCCCGCCTTGCCCCTGCTGCGGTGGCCGCATGAGCATCATCGAGATCATCACCCGTGCCTACCGATCGCGAGGGCCGCCGGCATCAGAACCATCCACCCGGGAGTGCTCGCCATGA
- a CDS encoding glycoside hydrolase family 2, which produces MTAEKDPFHHLHDEGYARAYAGQHATAETMVTLAGRRTESLDGEWRMTLDLFDEGLRQKWYALDETPPSQWATPRDYEIEAGDLVPVPSCWNVLKPEWTHFEGGAWYTRWFDWLPGGESERTILSFGAANYAALVFVNGEHLGGHRGGSTPFCIEVTAQLKPGRNRLQVYVENRRHADRVPMHHIDWFNYGGLYREVALVRLPPVFIRRASAALTADGSHIRFEIQLSDAATGIAEVAIAELGLKASIPVVAGRGEMLIETSVERWSPEAPRLYDTSFTFVDDAVFERIGFRTIATRGTEILLNGRPVWLKGVCVHEDDLALGKVSSEADIRRRFRHAKELGCNFLRLAHYPHHETVARIADEEGFLLWAEVPVYWAIDFANPDTLADARNQLSELILRDINRASVIIWGVGNENADADARLAFMADLAETAKRLDPSRLTSAACLINRESFTIEDRLADHLDVIGLNEYFGWYEPDFSGLDRLLANSAPAKPVIISETGADAALSHRGAGRVLFTEDWQAEFHRQQFRRLIASPYVVGLAAWLLYDFRTERRQTAFQRGFNRKGLIGADKTTRKLAFEALAECYKRIA; this is translated from the coding sequence ATGACGGCGGAGAAGGATCCGTTCCATCATCTCCACGACGAGGGCTATGCGCGAGCCTATGCCGGGCAGCACGCGACAGCCGAGACCATGGTCACACTGGCCGGCCGCCGGACGGAGAGCCTCGACGGCGAATGGCGGATGACGCTGGACCTCTTTGACGAGGGGCTGCGCCAGAAATGGTACGCGCTAGACGAGACGCCGCCCTCCCAATGGGCGACGCCCCGTGACTACGAGATCGAGGCCGGCGACCTCGTCCCCGTCCCATCTTGCTGGAATGTGCTCAAGCCGGAATGGACGCATTTCGAAGGCGGCGCCTGGTATACGCGCTGGTTCGACTGGCTGCCCGGCGGCGAAAGTGAGCGGACGATTCTATCCTTCGGGGCCGCAAACTATGCGGCGCTGGTGTTCGTCAACGGCGAGCATTTGGGCGGACATCGCGGCGGCTCGACGCCGTTCTGCATCGAGGTCACGGCGCAACTGAAGCCCGGCCGCAACCGCCTGCAGGTGTATGTTGAGAATCGCCGCCATGCTGACCGCGTGCCGATGCACCACATCGATTGGTTCAACTACGGCGGACTCTACCGTGAGGTGGCGCTGGTGAGGCTGCCGCCAGTTTTCATCCGCCGCGCCAGCGCAGCGCTCACGGCCGATGGTAGCCACATCCGCTTCGAGATTCAGCTGTCGGACGCGGCCACCGGCATCGCCGAGGTTGCGATTGCAGAACTCGGCCTCAAGGCGAGCATTCCGGTTGTCGCCGGACGTGGGGAAATGCTCATCGAGACATCGGTCGAGCGCTGGTCACCGGAAGCGCCACGCCTCTACGATACGAGCTTCACCTTCGTTGACGACGCCGTCTTCGAACGAATCGGGTTCCGCACCATCGCGACGCGAGGGACCGAAATCCTGCTCAACGGCCGGCCGGTCTGGCTGAAGGGCGTCTGCGTGCATGAAGACGATCTTGCGCTCGGCAAGGTCTCCTCCGAGGCGGACATCCGCCGCCGGTTCCGGCATGCGAAGGAGCTTGGCTGCAATTTTCTCAGGCTTGCGCACTATCCCCACCACGAGACGGTCGCCCGCATCGCCGACGAGGAAGGCTTCCTGCTCTGGGCCGAAGTGCCGGTCTACTGGGCCATCGACTTCGCCAATCCCGACACGCTGGCGGACGCACGCAACCAGCTTTCCGAACTCATCTTGCGGGACATCAACCGCGCAAGTGTCATCATTTGGGGCGTGGGAAATGAAAACGCCGACGCAGATGCACGGCTTGCCTTCATGGCCGATCTGGCCGAGACGGCGAAACGCCTCGACCCGTCGCGCCTCACCTCAGCGGCCTGCCTGATCAACCGGGAGTCCTTCACGATTGAGGACCGGCTCGCGGACCATCTCGACGTCATCGGCCTCAACGAATACTTCGGCTGGTACGAGCCGGATTTCTCTGGCCTCGACAGGCTGCTGGCGAATTCCGCTCCGGCAAAGCCGGTCATCATCAGCGAGACCGGCGCGGATGCGGCGCTCAGCCATCGCGGCGCTGGTCGCGTGCTGTTCACCGAGGACTGGCAGGCGGAATTCCACCGCCAGCAGTTCCGGCGACTCATCGCCTCGCCCTATGTGGTGGGGCTTGCAGCTTGGCTCCTGTATGACTTCCGCACTGAGCGGAGGCAAACCGCCTTCCAGCGCGGCTTCAACCGCAAAGGATTGATAGGTGCTGATAAGACGACACGGAAACTGGCCTTCGAGGCGCTCGCGGAGTGCTATAAGCGGATAGCCTGA
- a CDS encoding carbohydrate ABC transporter permease → MNDDIRPNRLLQIVAYAVAILTSLLFLYPYWWMLVSAFRPTRAIMSAPLRPWPETLNFQIFSEIGRIGGVNLSTYAVNSLAITTLSTILGVIVTALGAYALVRRPKAPGFTLVRYGFLITIMYPYMLLVIPVYLVMFKLGLLGSYAGIILFLALGPLQFFLFEQFFRKIPSEVIEAAVIDGASEWQILTRVVLPMAMPITATVALITFLLNWAQWFPIMVISRSPDTYTLPVALLSMNSELGSNFQGIMALAVLTTLPVAALFLLAQKRVMEGMAAGAVKG, encoded by the coding sequence GTGAACGACGACATTCGCCCCAACCGCCTGTTACAGATCGTGGCCTACGCCGTCGCGATCCTCACAAGTCTGTTGTTCCTCTATCCATACTGGTGGATGCTTGTATCGGCTTTCCGGCCGACGCGGGCGATCATGTCCGCGCCGCTGCGCCCCTGGCCGGAGACGCTGAACTTTCAGATCTTCTCCGAGATCGGACGGATCGGTGGGGTGAACCTATCGACATATGCGGTCAATTCACTGGCAATCACAACACTTTCGACGATCCTGGGCGTCATCGTTACCGCGCTCGGTGCCTATGCTCTCGTACGGAGGCCGAAGGCGCCCGGCTTCACACTCGTGCGCTACGGGTTTCTCATCACCATCATGTACCCCTACATGCTGCTCGTGATTCCGGTGTATCTCGTGATGTTCAAGCTGGGACTGCTCGGCAGCTATGCCGGGATCATCCTGTTCCTCGCGCTGGGGCCTTTGCAGTTCTTCCTGTTCGAACAGTTCTTCCGAAAAATCCCGAGCGAGGTGATCGAGGCCGCGGTGATAGATGGAGCAAGTGAATGGCAGATCCTGACGCGCGTGGTCCTGCCGATGGCGATGCCGATCACCGCAACGGTTGCGCTCATCACATTCCTGCTCAACTGGGCGCAGTGGTTCCCGATCATGGTGATCTCGCGGTCCCCCGATACCTACACCCTGCCAGTTGCGTTGCTGTCCATGAACAGCGAACTCGGCTCCAATTTTCAGGGGATCATGGCGCTGGCCGTGTTGACCACGCTGCCCGTGGCGGCGCTGTTTCTGCTCGCGCAAAAGCGGGTGATGGAAGGTATGGCGGCGGGCGCGGTGAAAGGATGA